One region of Bactrocera neohumeralis isolate Rockhampton chromosome 5, APGP_CSIRO_Bneo_wtdbg2-racon-allhic-juicebox.fasta_v2, whole genome shotgun sequence genomic DNA includes:
- the LOC126758975 gene encoding estradiol 17-beta-dehydrogenase 8, whose protein sequence is MVLLGKLAIVTGAGSGIGRATCRVLARDGARVIAADRNLRAAEQTAKDIGIDHVVAVELDVASLESVTKAVAASIAQFKQPPSIVVNSAGITRDGYLLKLTEKDYDDVYKVNLKGTFLMAQQFARAMIEHHVRNGSIINISSIVARISNPGQANYAATKAGVISLTEIAAKEFGKFGIRVNAILPGFINTPMVEVVPDKVKEDILRRCPMGRLGRPEEIAEVIAFLASEKASYVNGSAIEVTGGLK, encoded by the exons ATGGTACTGCTGGGAAAATTAGCGATTGTTACTG GCGCTGGTTCTGGCATCGGGCGCGCCACCTGTCGCGTGCTAGCAAGAGATGGTGCTCGAGTGATCGCAGCTGATCGCAATTTGAGAGCCGCTGAGCAAACAGCCAAAGACATTGGCATTG ATCATGTTGTTGCGGTGGAGTTGGATGTGGCCTCATTGGAGAGTGTGACTAAGGCTGTTGCTGCGTCCATTGCGCAATTCAAGCAACCACCTTCGATTGTCGTCAACTCCGCCGGCATTACACGTGATGGCTACCTACTCAAGCTGACCGAGAAAGACTACGATGATGTGTACAAGGTGAATTTGAAGGGCACTTTCTTGATGGCCCAACAATTTGCGCGCGCCATGATTGAGCATCACGTGCGTAACGGCAGCATCATAAATATATCGAGTATTGTGGCACGCATTAGCAATCCCGGCCAGGCTAATTATGCTGCCACAAAAGCTGGCGTCATCTCACTTACCGAAATTGCGGCGAAGGAATTCGGAAAGTTCGGCATACGTGTAAATGCGATATTGCCTGGCTTCATTAATACGCCAATGGTTGAGGTAGTACCGGATAAGGTTAAGGAGGATATTTTACGCCGCTGTCCAATGGGTCGTCTTGGTCGACCTGAAGAGATTGCCGAAGTCATTGCATTCCTGGCGTCCGAAAAGGCGTCATATGTGAATGGCTCAGCTATCGAGGTAACCGGTGGATTGAAGTAA